AGTAGGAGTATTTTTGATATCAAATTCGGCTTCGGTACCGCCCATCAGTTCAGCGAGTTCGTCTTTCACGATCTTCACCATGAGCTGTCCCGGAGAGATGGAGGTCAGTACCTTTTCTCCCAGTGCTTTATCTTTTACCTTATCAGTAAATTCCTTCGCAATCTTGTAGTTCACATCCGCGTCCACCAATGCGCGGCGGATTTCCTTAATGGTTGTGGCAATATTTATTTCCGAAATACGGCCTTCCCCTTTAAGTTGTTTAAACGCGGAGTCGAGCCGCTCTGATAGAGATTCAAACATTGTCGGTATTTTAAACGGATGGCAAATGTAGTTTTTTTCCCGGAGATTTTTTCAGTAAAGAATTGAATTGTAAAAGCAGACCTGTATTATGTTTTCTCCCGGTTCCCGCCCGCCGGAGGCGGGCGGGAACCGGGAAAGAATGGGCCCGGCCGATGGCCGGGCCCATTCTTTCCCGGGACAAATCACCGGGTAAACAAGCTGTATAAAATAAAAAAGCGACAGGCCCGGAGGGCCTATCGCTTTAAACCAAGATATCAATATTATCAGCTTCCCAGGTAATTGCGGAGCAATTTGCTGCGGGAAGTAGTTCTTAATTTAGTGATGGCTTTATCTTTAATCTGGCGTACACGTTCGCGTGTGAGGCCAAATTTTTCGCCAATATCTTCTAAAGACATAGGATGTTCAACGGCAATACCGAAGTACAACATGATTACATCCTTCTGACGGTCCGTTAACGTGGAAAGGGAGCGCTCAATTTCGCGGCGTAAAGAATCATGGTGATCCAGTTCTTCATCGGCGGAAACGGCATTTGGATTTTCGAGTACATCGAGGAGGGAGTTATCCTCTCCGTCAATAAAAGGCGCATCCATCGATACGTGACGGGCTGCAACGCCGAGCGTAGCTTCTACCTCATCTGTATTGATTTCAAGAATGGTAGCCAGTTCGTCGGGAGAAGGCTCGCGTTCGAACTCCTGTTCCAGCTGTGAATACGCTTTACTGATTTTGTTGCTCAGGCCTACCTTGTTGAGCGGCAGACGCACGATGCGGGATTGTTCAGCCAAAGCCTGCAGGATGGATTGACGAATCCACCATACTGCGTAGGAAATGAATTTAAAACCGCGCGTTTCATCAAAACGTTGAGCAGCTTTAATTAACCCCAGGTTGCCCTCATTGATGAGATCGCTGAGCGACAGGCCCTGATTCTGATACTGTTTAGCAACGGATACAACGAAACGAAGGTTGGCTTTGGTTAGCTTTTCCAACGCTCTCTGATCGCCCTGCTTGATCCGGATAGCAAGATTAACCTCTTCCTCCGGCGTGATTAAGTCCACTTTCCCTATCTCCTGCAGGTACTTCTCCAAGGATTGCGATTCCCTGTTAGTAATGGACTTAGTGATTTTAAGTTGGCGCATTGACATAGAGTCGGAACAGTTACAGGTTAATAAAATGTTAAGATTTGATGAATGCCTGACAAAAATAACTTTTTTTAGATACCGACCAAAAAATTTCTTAGGTTTTTAAAACATTTCAAAACAAAATCGATTGATGTTTAAGCGCTTGCAATTTTTATGAATTTTTACCATAGAAACCATCTTCGCGAATATACACCCATATATCAATATATTAATATTATTATTTATAATAATAAATAGATTTTTTTTAAAGCGAAGAAAGTTTTTTGAAGATAGTTAAAAAAAAACCGTAAATTATTTTGACAGAATAAATAATTTTCTATAATTGCAAACTGATGATATTGATTTACTAATTATTTGAGAGATGTCTAAGAAAGTGCTATACGAGCTGGAATTCCCGGTTAGATGCTCACCCTCTATTCTATACGAATTTCTTTCCACGCCGGCAGGCTTACAGGAATGGTTCGCTGATAAGGTTGACTTCAGAGATAATGTTTTCTCTTTCTCCTGGAACGGCGCGGAAGAAGAAGCGGAAGTACTGGAGCAGGAAGAGGATGAATTTATCCGTCTACATTGGACCCATGCCCCGAAAGAAGAATACTTCGAATTCAGGATTCAGATTTCTGAAGTTACCAACGAAACCATCCTGGTAGTAAAAGATTTCGCTGAAAAGAAAGAAATCAAGGACCAGAGCCAGCTATGGGAATATCAGGTAAAAGATCTGTTTCACAGAATCGGCAATTAACCAGCCTTTGTGTCTAGTAATGCAAGAAGTGCTGCGTAAGCCGCAACTACTTCCCTGCTTACTTTACCCCAATGCGCCAGCGAATATGGCTTCGCTATTTTAAGGAAATCATGACGATTAATTATTACGCTCCAATCTTCTAAACTTATACTTCCTATGGGCCTGTAATTCCCTCCTTCAAAATCATGTTCCCAGGGATCATCTCCCAGGTAAACCTGAAAACCATTACTGGCTAATACCGCATGGTTGCGTATTAATACGTTACTGAACATAGCTTTCACCCTTCCCGCAAGATGCAGGGTACTGCTAAAGTAATGCCCCCACCAAAACATGGTGCGGAACGCAAACGCATCACTATTGCTGAAAAATCGTGGATAATCCAGCATTACCCACGGCAAACCCTTATACTGCTCTCCTTTCGAGATCTTCGCATGCCTGCCCAGCCATTCCGCCTCAAACGGAAACCGCTGATGCGCCGCATGACCTGCCAGCCCCTCCTGTATCACCCCCATCAGCTGCACCGCCTTCACCATCACACGATTCTTCATCCGTAATAACTCCGCATCGGCCGCTATGGATGCCTCCGCTGCTGTCAATTCAAAATTTTCCATATAATTTAACGGTAATTTAGGGCGTTCTTTACGCTCCTTTGTGAAATCATACTAACTTTACGGTTTATAGTACCCGGAAGCTCGTGTATACGAAGTTCGGGATTCAGATCAAATACAGCATTATCAGTGAAAAAACTCGACAAACTCATTATAAAAACATTTCTTGGTCCCTTTATAGCCACTTTTTTCGTGACGCTGTTTGTACTGATTATGCAGTTCCTGTGGAAGTACATCGACGATCTGGTGGGAAAAGGACTGGATACCATGGTAATCATTCAGCTGATTGCCTATACCAGTGCAACGCTTGTAACCCTGGCACTTCCGCTGGCTGTACTCCTCTCCTCCATCATGACCTTCGGGAACCTGGGTGAAAGTTTTGAGCTTGTAGCCCTGAAATCAGCCGGCATCTCCCTGCTGCGCTTTATCAGACCTCTCCTGGCCATCTGTACCGTCATCGCCATCGGCGCCTTCCTGTTTGCCAACTACGTCATCCCTGTAGCCAACCTCCAGGCCAAATCACTCCTCTGGGATATCACCAATGCCAAACCGGCATTCAATATCAAAGCAGGTGTTTTTTATAAAGATATTCCCGGCTATACCATCAAGGTAGCCCAGAAAGATAAAGATAACCAGACCATCCACCAGGTCATCATATTTGACCACTCTACCGGTGGAGGCGACAAAATTATTACTGCGGAAAAAGGCCAGATGGTGCTTACTGCCAATAAACGTTTTCTCTACTTCATCCTGGAAAACGGCTGGAGATACGAAGAACGTGGCAACCGTGGCTTCACCGTACCACCGGACATGATCCGGTTTGGTTTCCATAAATACAGTAAGGCTTTTGACCTCAGCGCGTTTGCATTCAACCGCCTGAACATGGACCTTTTTGCATCCAACCAGCAGATGCTGAACGTCCGCCAGCTGGACCAGGCCATCGATTCGCTCCAGAAAGTGGAAGCTACCTATGGTAAAACCATGCACGCCTATGTATCCAGCCGGTATACTTTCTCCAAATGGAAAGACAGCGCCTGGGCCAAAACTGTACCACCCCTTAAAGTAAAAGATTTCGAAGAGGTTATTCCGTTGGAACAGCGCAGAAATGTGCTGGAGAGAGCGGAACAAACCGTTCGTGAAGGCTTAAGTGCCCTGGAAACTCCTGCTAAAGACTATGAAGACCGACATGGAGCTATATTAATGCACAAAGTAGAATGGCAGCGTAAATTCACACTGGCGGCAGCATGTATCGTGATGTTCCTGATAGGTGCTCCACTGGGTTCTATTATCCGTAAGGGCGGATTGGGTACCCCACTTGTGTTTGCGGTTATCTTCTTTGTGATATTTAACGTATTTTTCATGATCGGAGAGAAGATGGCCAGAAGTGGTGTCATGATGACCTGGTCGGGGATGTGGCTCTCCAATATTGTATTGTTGCCAATCGCGGCTTTTTTAATTTATAAAGCCATGAATGATTCGCAGCTTTTCAATAAAGAATTCTATTTTCGCATTATACAAAAAGTTAAGAAGTTCTTACGGAGATTTAAAAGGCAACCTACAACTTAAAACCTACAAAAAGTGAAAACGCTGCTTACACTGTTCAGAAAGAATGCCTACTTCTTTCTGCCATTCTTCTCATGGGTGATCCTGGGAGGTGTATTGCTTTGCTCCATTGGCCAACGTGAGCTGTTTCTCCACATCAACGGAGTACATGCTTCCTGGGCAGACATGGTAGTAACAGGAATGACCTATCTCGGCGATGGTATCATGTTTAGCCTGGTATTATTGCTGATGTTAGTTACCAAAAGATTCAAGCTCTTTTTTACCGGGCTGGCTTCTTTTCTGCTGGCCGTACTCATCGTACAGGTAGCTAAACATTATTATTGCGCCCCCCGCCCGATCAGCTATTTTGGCGACCAGGCAGGCGCATTGGTTCATACCGTAAAATGGGTAACTGTTCATAGCAGCAACAGCTTCCCTTCCGGCCATTCTGCCGGTGCTTTTGCCATGTTCTGCTTTCTTTCCCTTGTTCTTCCTAACAAAAGATGGGGTATCGCATTCATTGCGCTTGCACTCATTGCCGGTTATTCCAGAATCTACCTCG
This window of the Chitinophaga sp. Cy-1792 genome carries:
- a CDS encoding RNA polymerase sigma factor RpoD/SigA; this encodes MRQLKITKSITNRESQSLEKYLQEIGKVDLITPEEEVNLAIRIKQGDQRALEKLTKANLRFVVSVAKQYQNQGLSLSDLINEGNLGLIKAAQRFDETRGFKFISYAVWWIRQSILQALAEQSRIVRLPLNKVGLSNKISKAYSQLEQEFEREPSPDELATILEINTDEVEATLGVAARHVSMDAPFIDGEDNSLLDVLENPNAVSADEELDHHDSLRREIERSLSTLTDRQKDVIMLYFGIAVEHPMSLEDIGEKFGLTRERVRQIKDKAITKLRTTSRSKLLRNYLGS
- a CDS encoding START-like domain-containing protein; protein product: MSKKVLYELEFPVRCSPSILYEFLSTPAGLQEWFADKVDFRDNVFSFSWNGAEEEAEVLEQEEDEFIRLHWTHAPKEEYFEFRIQISEVTNETILVVKDFAEKKEIKDQSQLWEYQVKDLFHRIGN
- a CDS encoding LptF/LptG family permease; this translates as MKKLDKLIIKTFLGPFIATFFVTLFVLIMQFLWKYIDDLVGKGLDTMVIIQLIAYTSATLVTLALPLAVLLSSIMTFGNLGESFELVALKSAGISLLRFIRPLLAICTVIAIGAFLFANYVIPVANLQAKSLLWDITNAKPAFNIKAGVFYKDIPGYTIKVAQKDKDNQTIHQVIIFDHSTGGGDKIITAEKGQMVLTANKRFLYFILENGWRYEERGNRGFTVPPDMIRFGFHKYSKAFDLSAFAFNRLNMDLFASNQQMLNVRQLDQAIDSLQKVEATYGKTMHAYVSSRYTFSKWKDSAWAKTVPPLKVKDFEEVIPLEQRRNVLERAEQTVREGLSALETPAKDYEDRHGAILMHKVEWQRKFTLAAACIVMFLIGAPLGSIIRKGGLGTPLVFAVIFFVIFNVFFMIGEKMARSGVMMTWSGMWLSNIVLLPIAAFLIYKAMNDSQLFNKEFYFRIIQKVKKFLRRFKRQPTT
- a CDS encoding phosphatase PAP2 family protein produces the protein MKTLLTLFRKNAYFFLPFFSWVILGGVLLCSIGQRELFLHINGVHASWADMVVTGMTYLGDGIMFSLVLLLMLVTKRFKLFFTGLASFLLAVLIVQVAKHYYCAPRPISYFGDQAGALVHTVKWVTVHSSNSFPSGHSAGAFAMFCFLSLVLPNKRWGIAFIALALIAGYSRIYLAQHFFADVYVGSIIGTLSSIAAYSFFQFRNTTSANELCAEAILNANAPA